From the Jatrophihabitans endophyticus genome, one window contains:
- a CDS encoding single-stranded DNA-binding protein yields MTTAPDDDDNHVFLRGRLADEPTTKELPSGDELTVFRLTVSRPPGDRVRVDSIECATTRARPRRALERAAVGAVVEVSGSLRRRFWRGPAGPASRYTVDVATARVIRSDRAGGASRARTPASA; encoded by the coding sequence ATGACCACCGCACCCGATGACGACGACAACCACGTCTTCCTGCGCGGCCGACTGGCCGACGAGCCGACGACCAAGGAGCTGCCGAGCGGTGACGAGCTCACCGTCTTCCGGTTGACGGTGTCCCGGCCCCCGGGCGATCGAGTCCGGGTCGACAGCATCGAGTGCGCCACGACGCGCGCGAGGCCCAGACGTGCGCTCGAGCGAGCGGCGGTGGGCGCGGTCGTCGAAGTGTCGGGCAGCCTGCGCCGTCGTTTCTGGCGCGGCCCCGCCGGTCCGGCCAGTCGGTACACCGTCGACGTCGCGACGGCGCGGGTGATCAGGTCTGATCGCGCAGGCGGCGCATCACGAGCCCGGACGCCGGCTTCGGCGTGA
- a CDS encoding DUF1015 family protein — MSDAAEHSSQRSTTGLSLAPMRGLRPTVGVDRLGRLLCPPYDVIDHARRAELLATDADNAVSVVLPDPTSSGYEAAARRLDGWVEQGLLRVDDDPALYVYEMREADGHVTRGLLGAVELRDPADGVILPHENTMAGPVADRLAVMTSTETDLEPIYLVYDGGGRASELVAAVDAEEPVATAVTPDGITHRLWSVTDPAAHRRVADDLGTRRALIADGHHRYATYRERQRLRRATDGAGVWDRGLALLVDTTEHGPQVHPIHRTLAGVSLEQFTAQLAGWGDMTPVDDPVTALSGLADRTGFAAVITDGVRGILLTDPTGRLAEAAARDGDDPGLTALDVTVLHRGVVEQALGLVDDVHTVGYAHDVAEAVTHATANAGVAVLLRPTPVAAVAAVAAAGARMPRKSTLFTPKPASGLVMRRLRDQT; from the coding sequence ATGAGCGATGCAGCGGAGCACTCCTCGCAGCGAAGCACGACCGGCCTGTCGTTGGCTCCGATGCGCGGGCTGCGTCCCACCGTCGGCGTCGATCGACTGGGGCGGCTGCTCTGCCCGCCCTACGACGTCATCGACCACGCCCGGCGCGCCGAACTGCTCGCGACCGACGCCGACAACGCCGTCTCGGTGGTCCTGCCCGACCCGACGTCGAGCGGGTACGAGGCGGCGGCGCGGCGACTCGACGGCTGGGTCGAGCAGGGCCTGCTCCGCGTGGACGACGACCCGGCTCTCTACGTCTACGAGATGCGTGAGGCCGACGGCCATGTGACTCGGGGACTGCTCGGCGCGGTCGAGCTGCGCGATCCGGCCGACGGCGTCATCCTGCCGCACGAGAACACCATGGCCGGCCCGGTCGCCGACCGGCTCGCGGTGATGACGTCGACCGAGACCGACCTCGAGCCCATCTACCTGGTGTACGACGGTGGCGGTCGCGCGTCGGAGCTGGTGGCTGCGGTCGACGCCGAGGAACCGGTGGCCACCGCCGTCACCCCCGACGGCATCACCCACCGCCTCTGGTCGGTCACCGATCCGGCGGCACATCGGCGGGTCGCCGACGACTTGGGTACGCGACGCGCGCTGATCGCCGACGGCCATCACCGGTACGCGACCTATCGGGAGCGGCAGCGGCTGCGGCGGGCGACGGACGGAGCCGGGGTCTGGGACCGCGGTCTGGCCCTGCTCGTGGACACCACCGAGCACGGGCCGCAGGTGCACCCGATTCACCGCACGCTCGCCGGCGTGTCGCTCGAGCAGTTCACCGCCCAGCTCGCCGGCTGGGGCGACATGACGCCGGTCGACGACCCGGTGACGGCGCTCTCCGGACTCGCCGACCGGACCGGCTTCGCCGCGGTGATCACCGACGGCGTTCGCGGCATCCTGCTGACCGACCCGACCGGCCGCCTCGCCGAGGCGGCCGCGCGCGACGGCGACGACCCGGGGCTGACCGCCCTGGACGTCACCGTGCTCCACCGCGGCGTGGTCGAGCAGGCGTTGGGTCTCGTCGACGACGTGCACACCGTCGGTTACGCCCATGACGTGGCCGAAGCCGTGACCCACGCGACGGCGAACGCCGGCGTTGCCGTGCTGTTGCGACCCACACCCGTCGCCGCGGTCGCTGCGGTTGCCGCGGCGGGCGCTCGCATGCCGCGCAAGTCGACGCTGTTCACGCCGAAGCCGGCGTCCGGGCTCGTGATGCGCCGCCTGCGCGATCAGACCTGA
- a CDS encoding HAD-IIA family hydrolase, with amino-acid sequence MRPVSSTLRGTDRAPADRYDVALLDLDGVVYVGRDAVPGAPAALARARERGMQLAFVTNNAARPPQTVAEHLTELGIAARSGEVITSSQAAARYLAEHLPAGATVLVLGTTGLYEALAEQGLATTTTAGETVAAVVQGYSPDMNWALLAEGAVALNSGALWVATNVDPTVPSPRGPLPGNGSLVAALQLATRRRPVITGKPDPTMHRETLIRTGAERPLVVGDRLDTDIEGANAVGCPSLLVLSGVTDVPDLLAAPEQLRPTYLGPDVSALLSPHPEPQLSAREARCGTWAVSVSENALELRQLGAAPGAADGGPGAVAVFDDASLDATRALCAARWEFVADSARPAIVVAPDGDHAAAEMIRRLGLAGRQGA; translated from the coding sequence ATGCGACCCGTGAGCTCGACCCTTCGCGGAACGGACCGTGCGCCGGCGGACAGGTACGACGTGGCGCTGCTCGACCTCGACGGGGTGGTCTACGTCGGGCGCGATGCGGTGCCCGGCGCGCCGGCGGCATTGGCCCGCGCGCGCGAGCGCGGGATGCAGCTCGCCTTCGTGACCAACAACGCGGCCCGGCCGCCGCAGACGGTGGCCGAGCACCTGACAGAGCTCGGTATCGCGGCGCGCAGCGGCGAGGTGATCACGTCCTCGCAGGCGGCGGCCCGGTACCTGGCCGAGCACCTGCCGGCCGGCGCGACGGTATTGGTCCTCGGTACCACTGGCTTGTACGAGGCACTCGCCGAGCAGGGGCTCGCGACGACGACCACCGCCGGAGAGACGGTCGCCGCGGTGGTGCAGGGCTACTCGCCGGACATGAACTGGGCGCTCCTCGCCGAGGGGGCGGTCGCCCTCAACTCCGGCGCGCTGTGGGTGGCGACGAACGTCGATCCCACCGTGCCCTCGCCCCGCGGCCCCCTGCCCGGCAACGGGTCGCTGGTGGCGGCCCTGCAACTGGCCACGCGGCGGCGCCCGGTGATCACCGGCAAGCCCGACCCGACGATGCACCGCGAGACCCTCATCCGCACCGGCGCCGAGCGACCGCTGGTCGTGGGCGACCGGCTCGACACCGACATCGAGGGCGCGAACGCCGTCGGGTGTCCGAGCCTGCTGGTGCTCTCCGGCGTCACCGACGTGCCCGACCTGCTCGCCGCCCCCGAGCAGCTGCGCCCGACGTATCTCGGGCCCGACGTCTCCGCCCTGCTCTCGCCGCACCCCGAGCCGCAGCTGTCCGCGCGAGAAGCACGCTGCGGGACCTGGGCGGTGTCGGTGAGCGAGAACGCGCTCGAACTGCGTCAGCTCGGCGCCGCTCCGGGGGCCGCCGACGGCGGCCCGGGGGCAGTGGCGGTGTTCGACGACGCGTCGCTGGACGCGACGAGGGCGCTGTGTGCGGCCCGGTGGGAGTTCGTCGCCGACAGCGCGCGACCGGCGATCGTCGTGGCGCCCGACGGGGACCACGCCGCAGCCGAGATGATCCGCCGGCTCGGTCTGGCCGGTCGCCAGGGCGCATAA
- a CDS encoding SCP2 sterol-binding domain-containing protein: protein MATVEECEDALHRLATRLSDNGEAAPRQARVRRTLSCTVRDLGVVFTGLLDDGKLTGIARASDPQAQVRLELGSDDLLELVDGSLRIGPALATGRVKVGAGVRDLLLLRSLL from the coding sequence GTGGCCACCGTCGAGGAGTGCGAGGACGCGCTGCACCGGCTCGCCACTCGCCTGTCCGACAACGGTGAGGCAGCTCCCCGGCAGGCGCGCGTCCGGCGGACGCTGAGCTGCACGGTGCGCGATCTCGGTGTCGTCTTCACCGGGCTGCTGGACGACGGCAAGCTGACCGGGATCGCCCGGGCGTCCGATCCCCAGGCGCAGGTACGTCTCGAACTCGGCAGCGACGATCTGCTCGAGCTGGTCGACGGCTCACTGCGGATCGGACCGGCGCTCGCCACCGGGCGAGTGAAGGTCGGTGCCGGCGTCCGCGACCTGCTGTTGCTGCGATCGCTGCTCTGA
- a CDS encoding TlyA family RNA methyltransferase translates to MPRRLSRLDAELVRRGLARSREHAAALIAAGRVEAHGVVARKAATSVGSDASLRVTADDDDPGYASRGGHKLAGALAAFPEIVVAGRRCLDAGASTGGFTDVLLRAGAAQVLAVDVGYGQLAWSLRTDERVEVHDRRNVRTLRPEDLGGPADLTVADLSFISLPIVLPALTACTSATGDLLPMVKPQFEVGRERLGAKGVVRDPAHRAEAVVAVAAVAAELGWHVQGVVRSPLPGPSGNVEFFLWLRRDVAARLGADDIVEIVTADGGVG, encoded by the coding sequence ATGCCCAGACGGTTGTCGCGCCTGGACGCCGAGCTGGTCCGGCGCGGCCTGGCCCGCTCGCGCGAGCACGCCGCGGCGTTGATCGCGGCCGGTCGGGTCGAGGCGCACGGTGTGGTGGCGCGGAAGGCGGCGACCTCGGTGGGGTCGGACGCGTCGCTGCGGGTGACCGCCGACGACGACGACCCCGGATACGCGTCGCGGGGTGGGCACAAGCTGGCCGGCGCGCTGGCGGCCTTCCCCGAGATCGTGGTCGCGGGACGCCGCTGCCTCGACGCCGGGGCGTCGACCGGCGGGTTCACCGATGTCCTGCTCCGGGCGGGAGCCGCGCAGGTGCTGGCCGTCGACGTCGGATACGGCCAGCTCGCGTGGTCGTTGCGCACGGACGAGCGGGTCGAGGTCCACGATCGCAGGAATGTCCGCACGCTGCGGCCGGAGGACCTCGGGGGTCCTGCCGACCTCACCGTGGCCGACCTGTCGTTCATCTCGTTGCCGATCGTGCTGCCGGCGCTGACGGCGTGCACGTCGGCGACCGGGGACCTGCTGCCGATGGTCAAGCCGCAGTTCGAGGTGGGCCGGGAGCGTCTCGGCGCGAAGGGTGTCGTCCGCGATCCGGCGCACCGGGCCGAGGCCGTCGTCGCGGTGGCCGCGGTGGCCGCCGAGCTCGGCTGGCACGTCCAGGGCGTCGTCCGCAGCCCGCTGCCCGGGCCGTCGGGCAACGTGGAATTCTTTCTGTGGCTGCGACGTGATGTCGCGGCGCGGCTCGGCGCCGACGACATCGTCGAGATCGTGACGGCGGACGGAGGGGTCGGATGA